One window of Bacteroides sp. AN502(2024) genomic DNA carries:
- a CDS encoding TrlF family AAA-like ATPase gives MAKYPKGSEWRIWDLHIHTPGTAKNDQYGNDEAAWNAFINKIEANTNVAVLGVTDYFSIENYLYLKQKQAEGRLNGKTLLANVELRITPVTQQETPINIHVIFNPELSTDVIEREFFRCLKFRYKGYDYSCVKNDLIELGKAFKNDNSIDNEYARKEGIRQFNISFQELQQILQKQSLKPHIVVAVSNSNKDGNSGIQHSSMQATRIEIYRMSDIIFSGNPNDVNFFLGRGKLDVMSVIDTYGSVKPCITGSDAHSLSNVNIFPNERITWIKADPTFEGLKQIIYEPEGRVCIQKENPAFNIEKCPFTRIYIPTSTKVFVNEEDISFAPQELPLNSNLVSIIGGRGTGKSVLINYIAAAFHKQTQSDNFNLNSDIVISRQASISEKAKDFKVADNPNVPFMYIAQSQIKDLVQNKDRFSRNIRETIGVTDEYSISPEFLSRVETSINEYFRIIKIINANNTTPQEKREIIGNEIKKYSDFITNITSEQNKKKLESYKNRVGKFSQFNSWIDSLQQLVANIDRFTIETNENISTWNELFKSQKVDIPPIDTSNTKGYIRESLIPLLVAARQRIQKEIADTKDEFKDYKGDLATLLSNVSVYQNKVSELSKQIETIGIEEAKYQAITSDVFRNLGVEIKNNIESYAKLIEQKWNEFKGNDVSIDPKKKQLLDLILQENLNVSVDIHFDSCKMYNLLLEKLDGRSYNDEKIRRILNIETLDNFYDFISQTTDHNIFSRDIKDDLRGRLLELFFKRYTQFISHDVNVTLAGKSITKLSFGQQGTIYLRLQIAANMFSETIIYDQPEDDLDNSFITSELISIFKTIKQYRQIIIVSHNANLVVNSDSEQVIIAQNEDGQLKYMSGSLEDPDINNEVCQILEGGRFAFEKRERKYRIN, from the coding sequence ATGGCTAAATATCCTAAAGGTTCAGAATGGCGTATATGGGATTTGCATATCCATACACCTGGAACGGCAAAAAACGACCAATACGGCAATGATGAAGCCGCGTGGAATGCATTTATCAATAAAATAGAAGCAAATACTAATGTTGCCGTTTTAGGAGTAACCGATTATTTTTCAATAGAGAACTATTTGTATCTCAAGCAAAAGCAAGCGGAAGGTCGTTTGAACGGAAAGACCTTATTGGCAAATGTCGAGTTGAGGATAACCCCTGTGACTCAACAAGAAACACCTATAAATATTCATGTTATTTTTAACCCTGAATTGTCAACAGATGTGATTGAACGAGAATTCTTCCGTTGTCTAAAGTTTAGATATAAAGGGTATGATTATTCTTGTGTAAAGAATGATTTGATTGAGCTGGGAAAAGCATTTAAAAATGACAATTCTATTGATAATGAATATGCAAGAAAAGAGGGTATAAGGCAATTTAATATTAGCTTTCAAGAATTACAGCAAATTTTACAGAAGCAAAGCTTGAAACCCCATATTGTTGTTGCTGTGTCTAATAGTAATAAAGATGGCAATAGTGGAATTCAACACTCTTCAATGCAAGCCACAAGGATAGAAATTTATCGCATGTCGGATATTATATTTTCTGGCAATCCCAATGATGTAAATTTCTTCTTAGGACGGGGCAAGTTAGATGTGATGTCAGTAATTGATACTTATGGAAGTGTCAAGCCATGTATTACCGGTAGCGATGCTCACTCTCTCAGTAATGTCAATATATTTCCTAATGAAAGAATTACATGGATTAAAGCTGATCCAACATTTGAGGGTTTGAAACAGATTATATATGAACCAGAAGGTCGCGTTTGTATTCAAAAAGAAAACCCTGCCTTTAATATAGAAAAATGCCCTTTTACAAGAATATACATACCTACAAGTACAAAGGTGTTTGTAAATGAAGAAGATATTTCTTTTGCGCCTCAAGAACTTCCGTTAAATAGCAATTTGGTTTCTATTATTGGTGGTAGAGGAACAGGTAAAAGTGTTTTAATAAACTATATTGCAGCAGCCTTTCATAAGCAAACGCAATCGGACAACTTTAACCTTAATTCAGATATTGTCATTAGTCGCCAAGCATCAATATCTGAAAAAGCAAAAGATTTTAAGGTCGCAGATAATCCCAATGTTCCATTTATGTATATTGCTCAAAGTCAAATAAAGGATTTGGTGCAAAATAAAGATAGATTTTCAAGAAATATACGAGAAACCATAGGAGTTACAGATGAATATAGTATCTCTCCAGAATTTCTGTCCAGAGTTGAAACTTCTATAAATGAATACTTTAGGATTATTAAGATAATCAATGCGAATAACACTACTCCACAAGAAAAGCGGGAGATTATTGGTAACGAAATCAAAAAATATAGTGATTTCATTACTAATATAACTTCTGAACAAAATAAGAAGAAATTAGAAAGCTATAAAAATAGAGTTGGTAAATTTTCTCAATTTAACTCTTGGATAGATTCACTTCAACAACTTGTAGCAAACATAGATAGATTTACAATCGAAACAAATGAAAATATATCTACTTGGAATGAATTGTTTAAATCTCAAAAAGTAGATATTCCACCAATCGATACATCTAACACTAAAGGATATATCAGAGAGAGTCTTATTCCTCTTCTCGTAGCTGCACGACAAAGAATTCAAAAAGAAATTGCTGATACTAAAGACGAGTTTAAAGATTATAAGGGCGATTTAGCTACATTGTTGTCAAATGTTTCAGTATATCAAAACAAAGTTTCAGAACTGTCTAAACAAATAGAAACTATAGGCATAGAAGAAGCAAAATATCAAGCTATTACAAGTGATGTGTTTAGAAATTTAGGAGTTGAAATAAAGAATAATATAGAATCCTATGCTAAACTAATTGAACAGAAGTGGAATGAATTCAAAGGGAACGATGTCTCTATCGACCCAAAGAAGAAACAGCTGTTGGATTTGATTCTACAAGAAAATTTAAATGTGTCAGTTGATATACATTTTGATTCTTGCAAGATGTATAATCTTTTGTTAGAAAAACTTGACGGAAGAAGTTATAATGATGAAAAAATCAGAAGAATTCTTAATATCGAAACATTAGATAACTTTTATGATTTTATATCACAAACCACCGACCATAACATTTTTAGTCGTGATATTAAAGATGATTTGAGAGGAAGATTATTGGAACTCTTTTTTAAGAGATATACACAATTCATATCGCACGATGTAAATGTTACTCTTGCAGGTAAATCTATAACCAAACTTTCATTTGGACAACAAGGTACCATATACTTAAGATTACAGATTGCGGCTAATATGTTTAGTGAAACTATTATATATGATCAGCCAGAGGATGACTTAGATAATAGTTTTATTACGAGTGAACTTATATCTATTTTCAAAACTATAAAACAATATAGGCAGATTATTATTGTTTCTCACAATGCGAACTTAGTTGTAAATTCAGATTCAGAGCAGGTAATCATTGCACAAAATGAAGATGGGCAACTGAAATATATGTCAGGTTCTTTGGAGGATCCTGATATAAACAATGAAGTTTGTCAAATATTGGAGGGTGGTAGATTTGCCTTTGAGAAAAGAGAACGCAAATATAGAATAAACTAA